Part of the Candidatus Thermoplasmatota archaeon genome, GGGATATTTTTCATAGCTCGCTGCATGGGCGCTAGCGCTTTAGGTATTATCGGGTTCGGACTTGCTTACGTTAGTCTGTTTTCATTTACCGCAGATTTAGGCTTTGGAAGCGCGCTTAGGATTTGTGAGGAGATAAGGAAAAGAATATGATCGCAGTAATTGGGTTAGGAAAAGCTGGTTTACCTTTAGCCGCGGTTGCTGCAGACAGCGGCTTTGATGTCATTGGTATCGATACAGACGAAAACAGATGTAAAATGATAAACAGTGGAAAAAATCCAATACCTGAAGAAAAAGGTTTGAGTGAACTTATTAAGAGACACTGCAGAAAGAAATTTATTGCAACATCAAGATATAAAGATGCAAAAGATTGTGATGTGCTTATTATCACAGTTCCGTTATATGTAACTGAGACATTCGAGGCTGATTTCAGCTTACTAGAAAGCGCTTTTAGAAACATAGGCAAGATTTTAAAAAAAGGTGCGATGGTTATTTTAGAAACCACTGTGCCGCCTACGACTACAGAAACACTTGGCAAAAAATGGCTTGAAGAAGAGAGCAGATTATCATTAGAAAATGGCGAGTTCTACCTTGCATATTCGCCTGAGAGAATCATGACCGGCTACAGTATTTCTAGGTTGAAAGAGTTCCCTAAAGTCATCGGCGGAGTGAATAACGAAAGCGGTGCGAAAGCTTTAGAATTTTATAAAAAATCATTCCAAACTTGCATTTAGTTTCATCTGCAAGGGTCGCTGAGTTCATAAAGATTATAGAAGGATGCTATAGAGATGTAAATATTGCACTTGCAAACGAGCTATTTAAAATTGCAAATGAATTATCTATTGATTTTTATGAGGCGCGTGAGTTTGCGAGTCATCAGTATTGTCACATTCATTTACCTTCTACTGGTGTAGGTGGGCATTGTATTCCAATATACCCATGGTTTTTGATTAAAGAGATGGAAAAAAGAGAGAAATTTAGTTATGCCAGATTACTGCTGACTTCAAGAGAAATAAATGATGAGCAGATAACCTACTGGGCTGAAAAGATTGTATTGGCGTGTAGTAAAATCGACAAAACGTTAAATAAGGTCAAAATATGCCTAAAAGGGATAACTTTTAGAGAGGGCGTAAAGGAATTGTATAACAGCAGAAATCTTGCTTTGGCTAAACTTTTGACTAAAATGGGATTAAATGTATTTGTTTATGACGAGATGCTTTCAAGTGCGGAGATTAGTGGGATTGGACTGAGATATATTGAACCTAACAATGCAGACTTGATTTTTGATTGCTTTAAATTAAAAATCAGCCAACGCAGGAGTTCTGCTTTATCCACCCAGAAACAAAAGCATGCGGCAGAATAGTTGCATTTTCACAAATAACTGTCCCAGGGTCTATACTAACATTTATACCAGTCTGTACATTATCGCCCATTATTACTCCAAGCTTTTTTAGCCCTGAGTCAGCTTTCTCTCCTCTAATAATTATTGGCACGTTTTTCCTATCAAATCTCAGATTTGCTATAACTGTGCCAGCGCCAAAATTACAATTTCTGCCTATTATAGAGTCTCCAACATAACTCAAATGCCCTATCTTGGTATTATCCATTATGATGGAATTTTTAATCTCAACGCCGTTTCCGATCCTTACATTATTACCTATCGAGCTGAAAGGTCTGATAAAACAATTTGGGCCTATTTCGCAATTTTTGCCTATAATCACAGGCCCTATAATATAGGAGCCACTTGTTATTATCGTACCGCTCCCAACAGACACATTTCCTTTGAGAGTTGCATATCTTTCAACTTCACCTTTGCACTCCCCTCTCAGATTTTTTAATACAAGCTCGTTCGCCTTGAGCAGGCTAATTGGCGTAGCAATATCAAGCCAGACTTCTTTTATCTTTTGAGCAGTTAGTCTGTGCCCTTCGCGTATTAGTATGTTCAGCGCTTCAGTAAGCTCGTATTCGTAGCGCTCTGAAAGCTGAGTTTTTCTTATAGCATCGAATATTACAGGGTCGAGCAGATAAGTGCCTAAATTGACGAGAGCTTTTCCTTCCTCTACCTTTTCTGAAATTTCTAAAATTTTGTTACCTCTGACTTTAACGACTCCAAGCTCTTTAGCACATGGCACTTCTTTTATGCAAATGGTTAAAGGTTTCTGCTTGCACAGCTTTTTTAAAACTTGCGAGCTTATTAAGCTATCCGGTGACAAGCATAGGAATGAGTCTTTCACAAATTTTTCTGCTTGTTTGAGTGCATTTGCTGTGCCCAACTGCTTTTTCTGC contains:
- a CDS encoding NAD(P)-binding domain-containing protein, which codes for MIAVIGLGKAGLPLAAVAADSGFDVIGIDTDENRCKMINSGKNPIPEEKGLSELIKRHCRKKFIATSRYKDAKDCDVLIITVPLYVTETFEADFSLLESAFRNIGKILKKGAMVILETTVPPTTTETLGKKWLEEESRLSLENGEFYLAYSPERIMTGYSISRLKEFPKVIGGVNNESGAKALEFYKKSFQTCI
- a CDS encoding sugar phosphate nucleotidyltransferase; this encodes ITACKKAGVKDFIIVVGYRGEQVREYFGDGKKLNVKIEYAEQKKQLGTANALKQAEKFVKDSFLCLSPDSLISSQVLKKLCKQKPLTICIKEVPCAKELGVVKVRGNKILEISEKVEEGKALVNLGTYLLDPVIFDAIRKTQLSERYEYELTEALNILIREGHRLTAQKIKEVWLDIATPISLLKANELVLKNLRGECKGEVERYATLKGNVSVGSGTIITSGSYIIGPVIIGKNCEIGPNCFIRPFSSIGNNVRIGNGVEIKNSIIMDNTKIGHLSYVGDSIIGRNCNFGAGTVIANLRFDRKNVPIIIRGEKADSGLKKLGVIMGDNVQTGINVSIDPGTVICENATILPHAFVSGWIKQNSCVG